Within the Setaria viridis chromosome 3, Setaria_viridis_v4.0, whole genome shotgun sequence genome, the region AACGATGTGGGGAATTCAATGTTTTGTAAGGGTACACCGTACACATGGCATCAAATATTTGCACTGAACCCATCTCTTGGATGTGCAGTAGCTATCAGCAAGCAGTGTAAATGGATGAAGGTCGAGTAAATCTTCGAACAGGCAATCGAACCCTAACGATTCCATCGCTAGCAATTAGCAGACACAAGCTAAAGAGAACAGAAGATCGAACCTGCCTCCTGCCCCTTCGCTTCTTCGGTCACATCTCCATCCGCAATCGTAGACAAATCTGCCATCGATGCCGTCGGCGACCTTCCCCCAGCAGCCCAGTTACCCGGCAGCAAGCGGCAGGTGGGGATAAGATCGGACAGCAGCTGACGGGAGGAAGACGAACACATGCCACTGACATGTGGGCTTCATCTTGTTTAGCCCGATGGGCCGGTTTCTCGTCTCCATCCACCGCACTAGCCATTTTCTTGCAACAGTGGGCCCTGATTCCTGATATTGGCTGGGCTGTTTACGGGAAGGCCTTTGGATCACTCATTGAGGCCCACCCAAAAATAGGTCGCCATAATCGCTAAAAATTCCGTTCCAATCTTCGACCATTAGCGGTTCAAATCTTCGAGGGCACGGAGACCTCAGCATTTCACAAGGCCTCGCGCTTCTGGAGACCTGTTCACAACATTTTTTACAGGAGAGCCCCCAGATTAGCTTGCAATTACCGGCTCGCTAACCTTGAACCCTCCCCCAAGAAGAAGGCGCCAGCGTTAAACCCTCCCCCAAGAAGAAGGCGCCAGCGTTAAACCCTCCCAGTCGCCGCGAACAATCCCCATCGCCTCATCGCATCGGAACTTCAGAACACAAGCCCGCACGCCAGGGAAGAGGTCGCCGCTCACCGCTTCGTTGGCAAGCCGAGGTCGGGATGGGAAAAGCTACAGGACAGGCGCAGCCGCGGAaggagcggccgccgccgaaggAGAGTATGGTGCTGGTGCCGCCGCTCTTCGACTACCCTCCCATCGCCGCGCGCACCAGGTCGATCGCGCGAcaccctcctctcctctgcaCCCGCTACAACATAATGCGCTTCCGTAACGACGGAGTGGGCTACTAGGCTCCAGAGGTTTCCGCCCTAATTAGCGGCTTTAAGCCACCGTGATTAATTGTACCTGCTAAGCAATTGCGCTTGATCGCTCACTTCTATTGTGAAAACCATCCGTGGATCGAGAAGTTAGACATATCCTTAACTCCGGTTGGTTGTACAGCTGTACTTCTCTGTTCTGGTAGTTTGTCCTGATAGCACGTCTCCGAGAAGAGCAaaactactttttttttctctcaaccCTCTTATCATGATATTCTACCTTCTAATTGCTCTCCTGGTAGGACGACAGATATCTCTACAATATTCTAACCTGTGATCCTTTGTCATGCTGTACTGAGGTGGTCTTGGTTGTGATTTGTGAACATGCAGGATGTCGGTGCCAGCATATGAAGTAATGTTTGGAAAGCTCTCGCTGCAGAACCTGTTCGAGGACTACTTCGATCAATCTGGGAATATGACGTCAAGGATCCTGCTGAAGGCAGACCCTCATGCTGATTTGATTGCTACAGTATCCTTGCTGTTGTTTGTGTTTCTGTTAAGTATTTCTCAATTGCACGGTTCCTGCCAATGGTTGATAGCCTCGGTGTATGTTTCTTATCATTGCTGTTTATGTTACTAACATCTCTTGTCCCTTTTCATGTATTTGTTTCAAATAATCATCATTTCATTCTTTACTTGTCATTAGCATGCATGGTTGGAACATCTAGTGGCCTACTGGCAGTCTGGCACCCTCTTTATACAAAACTGGCATCTTGTAGAAAAAGACACTTTCTCTCTGTTTCCTGAGCTTGTTATTTCAGCTTTTTGGATGTTGCATGTTAACCTGAACTATAGTGTTTACATGGATATTCATTGGAATTATACCCATAGGTCCATATAAACCTTTTTGCTAGAAATACTTTGAAATGGTGACTTTGCAATCATATGTCCCTAAACTCCTAAACCCACTGAAACTCCTAACTTTTGTCTTTTGTATTATATATTTGTTTAATACAAGGAGATTTAATCCTTCTCTAttaatgaaataggcacactcCTGCGCCAGTTCcttcaataaaaaaaactataggAGGATTGATTCCAATATGATTTATCTTCAAGGGTATTAAATAAATATCTTTTTGCCAACCTTAATTTCGTCAGGTGTCTGCAGCAGCTGATAAAAAATGTGGAAACGTAAAGGGGGATGCTTTATTCCACTGGCAAAAGTGTGCATTCCATATTTCCCAAAACTCTTTGTATGTTTGAAACTTTGTTGTACTCTAACATAAACACACTGATTTTTTTCAGAGAATCAGATGACCCCCATACCTTTGTGAACCTTCTTGTGTCGACTTCAAATCCGTATGCATTTTCTTGCTAGAACTATATCATTTATCACTTATCAGCAGATACATTCTCTATTACAGAGATCGTATAGACAATACCGTTTTGGTCAATCTCCTGTTTATGCAGTATGTGGCAGCTGCGGTCATCTGCGTACTATCCTGAGTATGGTATTGGTGCATTTGGAACATTACAACTAATGGGAAACAGGTAGACTGCATATCTTGTTTCCACATGCAAATCATGCGTGGAGCTGTTTGTTAGCTTATCGTTGATTTTTACTTTTATCGGATTTCTTTCTCCAAATCCCATGGAAAATATTATCTTTTTTGTTGCTTTCTATTAATCTTAGAAATAATGAGGAATATTATCTTTTGTTGCTTCCTGTTAATTTTAGAAATAATGAGAATGAGGGAGTTAGTTCATCATTTTTGCAGGGTGCGCTCAGAAGAGTGTGGAGTCGTGGGTTTAAGATATGGTTCAGAGAGTATATCACTTGGTGCATCTTTTGTGCCATTTCCTTGTATGCATCTGTTTACAATTATCTTATAATTTATTCAATCATGATTAAAGATGGTATACCCTCTTTAATTTCAAGCCAATTTAATGGCTTTGCATACTTCCTTTTGTAGTATCCGGTGTGGTGCCGTATGGAGCATGGTTGGTTGGCAGAAAAGGGAATTTAAGTGCAGGAGTTCAATACAAGCCTCTTAGTGAGTGTTAACTTATATTGTCATAATAGTTGCGTTCTCAGTTCTCTTAAAATTTGAGGTTGTTAGACACAGAATATCCaagcttctttttttattttttttctagaatacgtaggagagctgcgtatcattccaTTAAGAAGAGAATGAAAACGTTTTTTTACAACGCGGGCCaaccgggcgcacgcacacggaTACAAAATTCGAGATTCCCGTTACATGTTATTACAAGAGCACCCTAGGAAAGAAAATCCTGGAGAATAGTCTCCTAGCTGGTAGCAGCAACATGCCACCCGAGAGCTGCGAGGCAACGCGCCCCTGCTGCACACCAGAGAAGGGCTTCTTCAGTTATCGCCCCGGTTAGCTGCGCTGGGGTTTTGTCCGTCGCCCTTGCAAAGACTCGatcgttcctttccttccaaaTCTTCCAAGAGACCAACATGAACGTTGAATCGAGGCCTCTTGTCCTGATGGCGTCGAGTCTGCTTCGCTTCTGTATCCACCATTCCATCAGAGAATCATTCAGAGCCGATGGGACGTCCTGAATGCCGATTATTTGGCTGACGGCCAACCACACCTGCTGAGTGTAGGTGCATCGCGCAAGGAGGTGTTCTGCCATTTCAGGCGGATATATGCATTAAGGCGGATAACTTGTTTTCACATTCCACATGCTACATCATTCTTCTGACCTTCCAAGTTCATTGTGTAGTAGGGACAGAGACCTTTATGTTAATTGCAGCAGAAAGATGCTAAAGCATAAGTAGAATAATAGAAAATTGAATATAACAAACTGGCTATGACTTAATTTTATTCCTCATGCTATAGCATTCTTTTGAATTCAGTATTGATGTTTGGACCTCTATATCATAACTAAAAAGTTCCTTAAGAAATGGATGCGGTGTCATCAGCCCTAAAACTCTGAAGCTTTTGTAGATAACAGAATATTGAACAACTTGCTGTGAATATTCCTTAGGTTCCCCATCTGTGTTGGTTAATCTAGAGGCTGAAACTGTTGATGATTTATGTGGTACACTATTTGAATAATAGCTCCATTAGAGCATGGAGGTGGAGGATTGTACAATCTCATATTAATTTTGGGTTCTGATTGAAAGAGAGTAGTAAATAGTTGGCACTGAAACCATTTTGAAAAGTTCTTCGTATTTTCTTTTACTTAGGTCTGAAGTTTACTGTGTAGCTGGCTGTGGCTTTCCCTTTAAATTtcgctttgagaaactttgcaTATGCACAATCTTATTCACCGCTATGGAACAGTTTGCTGTTGCTGTGCTGTGGAACATCTACTTAATATCAGGGTTTTGCTGTTATAGCTCAACAAAAGAAGCTCTCAACTAGTTACAGCATTAAAAATTGAAACAATCAAGTTCTTTAGAAAGGCCACCGCAATAACTAATTGAGCCTGTGGGCAAAGTTTTATTAAGATCTCTAAGCAGCAGCTTTCTTGTGCTATTGAGACAAGGAGTGAAAATGCTTCTAaattatagttttttttaaaaaagatattTTTCTGAAATATCATCTGTGCAGTTACTTGCACAACAGATATTTGCTTTTCCTGGCACCTAGCGCCTTTTCCTGTGGTCttttttattaattaaaaaactTTGTGGGATTCTACTTTTGCTACTAGCTGTAATACTCCATTCTGTCTATCCTGTAACAGGTGGAAACAAAAATACTATGCCATTTACAGATCCGGAGAACTGGAATTGTGCAATCAGTTACAGTGTCGGGTCAACTAGCCCGCTCAGCCCTTTATCCACTTTTACCCTAGAGCTTGCCAGAAGTAAACAGGTTTGCTCTATTTatacttttgttttttattaacAAGCTTCACCTAGTTTATTACTTTTAAAAATATAGACGTTTCGGAGCTAATTAGCTTgccctaaacatcatatatttaaaactGCTTGCAATTGCGAGGATCTTTAGACAAGGTTATAGAGAAATTACTGCCTCGGATGGAATGATTGATATCTGGTTAATTAAATTAAGACATGAATTATAATATAGCTCTATAATACTATTCACATCAAACCATGTCATGAAATTACAATTCTGATCGTTATGTTTTCCTTTCGTTTGGGTAGCTATAGCCTATAGGAAAATAATTCTTTAAAGAAGCCATCTATTTAGGCAAAATATCAGGAAGCACAACATTTGCACAAATTAATTAGTCATTGATGGTCTTGGATAAAGAAAAAGTTTATAGACAACTAGTGTTGCCTCCCTGAAATATTTAATCTTATCTGCAAtaacattttatttttattgatGCGCAGCTAACAACATCATTCTATCAACACATGGTTGTTCAGAGAGGGGTAAGGGTTCTCTCTTTTCAAAGAATTTTTGATATTCAGGGAGAAAAGGTGGAATATCttctatatatatagtatattaGTATGCAAAACGTCAAGTCTGGATTCATCAGAGTTATAGATTTGtcatattaattaaaaatcattACTATTGTAGTGCATTTTGTACCACGTCATTGTCATGTTAGGTTCGACCAGTTCTTTTTTTCTGTTATCGAGATGATGCAGAGCCACATGTCTTTATATGAAATAGAGGAAAAGTTATAAATTTCATATTTTCTGATTGCCTGGTAACCTGTTGTTGCCAGCAGCCCAGTATATTTTCATAGATTACACAATGGGCACACTAATGAACTAATGCCCCACCAGCTGGTGAGTGGACAACCCAAGCGAGCTTAGCTTGAGGAGAATAACATCAGATATATCTACCGGTACATTAATTTGAACTCCACCACAACTGAAACAGACGACAATACCTGGTTGGTATTCCATTCCATTGTAAATTGTTCTGTTAAAAAATATCTGTGCCACCAAGATATTTATTATTAAAACTCATTATTTTGAACTCAATACCAGAAGGTATATTTGCTTACTTGTTTTCCTGGTTGTGCACTCAGGTGGATATTTTTTG harbors:
- the LOC117850565 gene encoding uncharacterized protein, which translates into the protein MGKATGQAQPRKERPPPKESMVLVPPLFDYPPIAARTRMSVPAYEVMFGKLSLQNLFEDYFDQSGNMTSRILLKADPHADLIATVSAAADKKCGNVKGDALFHWQKESDDPHTFVNLLVSTSNPMWQLRSSAYYPEYGIGAFGTLQLMGNRVRSEECGVVGLRYGSESISLGASFVPFPLSGVVPYGAWLVGRKGNLSAGVQYKPLSGNKNTMPFTDPENWNCAISYSVGSTSPLSPLSTFTLELARSKQLTTSFYQHMVVQRGVKNPSEDKEVVEITNYIDFGLEFTGRIDKDKPENDNSLFQLAASWQVNKNFLLKGKLGPSKSSVVLALKSWWRPSFTFSITAVNDHSKGTTSFGFGIRTEDLRQPSYQRADPNYIMLTPNMEHSSQGAGERPVFQACSGSYDHLPTDLRPIDRIM